TTATCGCCTTCAACATGATTACGTGTAACTCGCCGCAACAGAACTCCGGTACATATATCGGCGAAGTTAACATTAACGGACTAGACGCGAATCAAAAACAGAACGCTGGTCAAACAGGAACATATGGAGCCTTTATCGTTAACGGAAATTTCAATTATATGTTTGATGGGCTAGAGGTGATTGATGCTCCGATCCTCGACTCGGATGTCAAATCAAGCTTGAGTGGGCAAGTATGAAGAGTCAGTTACGTGAATCCCCGCCAATCAATATTAACGTTCAAGTTATATCCCACTGCTCCGGTATATTTATTTCTGATTCAAATGTGATTTACGGTTGGAGTTCACACGGGAAAGATAATATCGGGTTTGGTTCCCTAGATTCATCCAATTTTATAAAAAACAATGCTACTTTTATCTTTGACAGCGATTATGCTGATACCCTCATTGATGACCGCGATGTTCATGCCTTTGTTCAAAACCAGAAGAAAGAACCTTCAACTCAAATTATCGGGTTTGATAAAATCAATGTGAATTCTATGCAACAAAATAGCGGTGTTTTTGTGGGGCAATCAAACATTAACGGACAAGACACCCACGAGAAGGAAAACGTAGGCTATGGGAGTGTATATGGTACCAACAATAGGAGCTTAGGAAACGTTAGTGTGGTACATGATCCAGATCTCGTCGACGGAGTTATTCATGACCAAGACTATAAGCAGGGTATATTCCTAAATAGTTAAGGGGTATCAGGAAATACGCACGACTAAACCCGCGCCGTTTCGGTGCGGTTTCTTATGTCAGTGCCAAGTTTGGCGTTTTATCCACCCAGACGAGACGCAATATTATTCCTCACCAAAATCGATTGACACCAGACTTTCCGGACCATCATGTGACTTATCCTTTGTTAAATACACGACCAATAAGCCACTCCGATACACCGCTTTGACTTCATTTGCGATCACACGAATCGGTAATTCCACTTCACGCTCGAAATTTCCGTGATGACATTCCGACAACAGGACCGTATCGTCTCGGAGGTTAAAACGCGCGGTAATTGTTCCTTTGACCGATAAAAGGTTGGGACGAACACCTAATGCCACATCAGAGCTGCTTGACAACCCGGGAATCTCAATCACGGCAACAATCTCATTGCCCCGGTTGTATAAATCCACGCGTGGGAATTC
This is a stretch of genomic DNA from Alicyclobacillus dauci. It encodes these proteins:
- a CDS encoding Hsp20/alpha crystallin family protein — its product is MVSKNNQNPFDILRNFGDMADIQKFLGPDFFKNIPLPNMQNGSFFNDSARTEDKEDEFPRVDLYNRGNEIVAVIEIPGLSSSSDVALGVRPNLLSVKGTITARFNLRDDTVLLSECHHGNFEREVELPIRVIANEVKAVYRSGLLVVYLTKDKSHDGPESLVSIDFGEE